Within the Methanocorpusculum vombati genome, the region TGGATGAGGGTTCCAGAAGGCGGGAGCTGACGCGTTTGTCAACGAGGAGAACAACGCCGGTTTTGCATTTGATGCCAACGGCGGTTGTTCCGCGCTTTACTGCCTCGCGGGCATATTCAACCTGATATAAGCGCCCGTCGGGAGAGAACATCGTAATGGCACGATCATAGCCTCCCATCTGATATTGTTGTGGCTGCATGGTTACTCCTTATGTATATCATCTCGTGTGAGATATTGTTGCGTATTATTACCTTTGAGACTATCAACTTTTTTGCCGGAGCAGCGATAGCCCGGCAGGCTGTCATTGTCCCAGGTGGTACTTTTGATATGATTTTTGACGCCGTGTACTGTTCCGGATACGGCAATCGTCCGGAACACTGCGGCATATCCGCAGAGTTTGGTGATGACGGCAGCGCAGGCGGTTGTCTGTTGTTCCCATCCTCTGCGGCACCGGATAACGGCGTGTTCGCCGTCGGACCAGATGACTGCGATGTGCATCTGGGCTGAGCCTGCGTCGCCGAAGAGTTCTGCTGCTGCGTCCCGGACTGCATGGTAGATTTCTTTTTGCGGCGGCATTGCGGGGA harbors:
- a CDS encoding Rpp14/Pop5 family protein, which translates into the protein MRPLPPTLRENRRYLLVKITGEFPAMPPQKEIYHAVRDAAAELFGDAGSAQMHIAVIWSDGEHAVIRCRRGWEQQTTACAAVITKLCGYAAVFRTIAVSGTVHGVKNHIKSTTWDNDSLPGYRCSGKKVDSLKGNNTQQYLTRDDIHKE